The DNA region ATTTGTAAAATTTATGCTCGCAAAACTTAGTAATAAATCTTTAGAAAAATTTGCTGGAAATTATGCAGTTGGTGCGGTTTTCATCATTCTCGCATTAAAATTAATTGGTTGGGTGCAAACAAATTCTTTAGCTATTTTAACTAGTTTATTTGATTCCTCCTTAGATATTTTAGTTTCAATTCTTAACTTAATTGCAATTAAATATGCCCAAAAACCAGCTGATGAAGATCATAAATTTGGACACACTGGAATTGAAGACATAATTGGCTTTGCACAATCTGTATTTATTTTTTCTATCGCAATTTTTATTGGATATGAATCTATTAACAGAATTTTTTACCCTTCTGAGATAATAAATAACACCCTTGGAATTTGGGTGATTTTAGTTTCAACTTTAATTAATTTATCTGTTGTTGGGCTTTATAAATACACTTTTAAGCGAACAAAATCACAGATTATAGAATCAGATTCCCTACATTATGTTTCAGATTTTTTTACTAATATTTTAGTTATTTCCTCCCTTATTTTTATTGGTGAAGCTGGATATTATTTTGATATTTCCGCCGCTATTTTTATCTCCGCTTATATGTTACTTGGCTCAACTAAAATTGCCAAAAGATCATTTGATAATATTATGGGAAAAGAAGCAAACGAAGAAATATTAGAAAAAATAAAATCTATCATTCACTTAAATTCAAAAATCATTGGCTTTCACAACCTCAAGACTAGATATATGGGCAGAAAACTAATAATTTTAGTTGATATTGATATATCAGATAAATTAAGTTTTCTTGAAGCTCACAATATTGCTGATGAACTTGAGAAAAAACTTAAAACCGAGTTTGAAGATTGCGAAGTTACAATTCACACAGATCCTCATGCTTGATTTATCCCCTTAATTCCTTAGGCAATCTAAAATTTACATTTTCAATAATC from Rickettsiales bacterium includes:
- a CDS encoding cation diffusion facilitator family transporter, producing MLAKLSNKSLEKFAGNYAVGAVFIILALKLIGWVQTNSLAILTSLFDSSLDILVSILNLIAIKYAQKPADEDHKFGHTGIEDIIGFAQSVFIFSIAIFIGYESINRIFYPSEIINNTLGIWVILVSTLINLSVVGLYKYTFKRTKSQIIESDSLHYVSDFFTNILVISSLIFIGEAGYYFDISAAIFISAYMLLGSTKIAKRSFDNIMGKEANEEILEKIKSIIHLNSKIIGFHNLKTRYMGRKLIILVDIDISDKLSFLEAHNIADELEKKLKTEFEDCEVTIHTDPHA